A window of Amphiprion ocellaris isolate individual 3 ecotype Okinawa chromosome 12, ASM2253959v1, whole genome shotgun sequence contains these coding sequences:
- the LOC111587166 gene encoding uncharacterized protein LOC111587166 isoform X3, whose translation MSVLLREIRFIDPEAASVLEGADICTDSDIQFLSREDLRDLFPGNQELKRRKTIFDIIHKQKPVDVLLEGLRDFIPHESLRAALTGNGVLVDYLRILKNMKTQMDNVQTFLDAHINLLENISKPGPNQELQHGSKSSTSATTGPVEPYLNQPHDYQQGVYGSKSTTSATSGPVEFSSNQSHDYQQAPYGSKLITSATGGPVMLDNNQSHDYQQGAYGSKSTTSGTGGPVEPYINQPHDYQQRSYESTSTTSATSGPVMLDNNQPHERQPRTHGSKSTTSATSGPVMLDNNQPHERQPRTHGSTSTTSIFTGLGKPLKSQTDPQRTLGSPVRSDVSGEKGSYFSHTVKYQVFVSGETFGAHVQLMDYIKASSLNRKLQLVESNQDPQIIFVFCPIVSRLATDANAALEDVKVSRGQESIILVLMHHAHEVKCVTHLRTWEEYPNVVLHVHVFYHEKEHGLLRCRENKDAVSQIQSKLLEMHPCKYISADAQDEISMTGSRQVDNSGSHNDGDKNSDSKHSQNFFSRWLLK comes from the exons ATGTCTGTTTTATTAAGAGAAATCAGATTCATTGACCCAGAAGCAGCCTCAGTCCTGGAGG GTGCAGATATTTGCACAGACTCAGATATTCAGTTTCTGAGTCGAGAAGACCTGCGAGACTTGTTCCCTGGAAATCAGGAGTTAAAGCGCAGAAAAACCATTTTTGATATAATTCACAAACAG AAACCAGTCGATGTGCTCCTAGAAGGACTGAGGGACTTCATCCCACATGAATCTTTGAGAG CTGCTCTAACTGGCAATGGGGTTTTGGTCGACTATCTTCGTATCCTGAAGAACATGAAGACACAGATGGATAATGTGCAAACTTTCCTTGATGCGCACATCAATCTGCTAGAGAACATTAGCAAACCTGGGCCCAACCAGGAACTTCAACATG GATCTAAATCATCCACCTCAGCCACCACTGGTCCAGTGGAGCCTTACCTTAACCAACCTCATGACTATCAACAAGGAGTTTATG GATCCAAATCAACCACCTCAGCCACCAGTGGTCCAGTGGAATTTTCCAGTAACCAGTCTCATGACTATCAACAAGCACCTTATg GATCTAAATTAATCACCTCAGCCACCGGTGGTCCAGTGATGCTTGACAATAACCAATCTCATGACTACCAACAAGGAGCTTATg GATCTAAATCAACCACCTCAGGCACTGGTGGTCCAGTGGAGCCTTACATTAACCAACCTCATGACTATCAACAAAGAAGTTATG AATCTACATCAACCACCTCAGCCACCAGTGGTCCAGTGATGCTTGACAATAACCAACCTCATGAGCGTCAACCAAGAACTCATG GATCTAAATCAACCACCTCAGCCACCAGTGGTCCAGTGATGCTTGACAATAACCAACCTCATGAGCGTCAACCAAGAACTCATG GATCTACATCAACCACCTCAATCTTCACTGGTCTGGGGAAGCCCCTCAAAAGCCAAACTGATCCACAAAGAACACTCG GTTCACCTGTACGCTCAGATGTCAGTGGTGAGAAGGGTTCCTACTTTAGCCATACAG TGAAATACCAAGTGTTTGTCAGTGGTGAAACATTTGGTGCACATGTACAGCTGATGGACTACATAAAGGCTTCATCTCTGAATCGTAAGCTTCAACTTGTGGAGAGCAATCAGGACCCTCAGATCATCTTCGTCTTCTGCCCGATCGTGTCACGTCTTGCGACTGACGCTAATGCAGCTTTGGAGGATGTAAAAG TCTCCAGAGGACAGGAGTCCATCATCCTGGTGCTGATGCATCACGCACACGAGGTCAAGTGTGTAACACATCTGAGAACATGGGAAGAGTACCCAAATGTTGTGTTACATGTCCACGTTTTCTACCACGAGAAAGAGCATGGATTACTGAGGTGTCGAGAAAATAAGGATGCTGTCTCTCAGATACAAAGCAAACTGCTGGAGATGCATCCGTGTAAATACATCAGCGCTGATGCTCAGGATGAAATTAGTATGACAGGTAGTAGACAGGTAGACAACAGCGGCTCTCACAATGACGGTGATAAGAACAGTGATAGTAAAcattcacagaattttttttcccgCTGGTTGCTTAAGTAG